One genomic segment of Rivularia sp. PCC 7116 includes these proteins:
- a CDS encoding Fur family transcriptional regulator — MQKQTLSTNPIRSLEDALERCQTQGMRVSRQRRYILELLWKANEHLSAREIYDRLNQEGKEIGHTSVYQNLEALSSGGIIECIERCDGRLYGNISDSHSHVNCLDTNQILDVHLELPQEVLRYVEEKTGVKITDYSVNFYGYRESQD, encoded by the coding sequence ATGCAAAAACAAACATTATCTACAAACCCGATTCGTTCGTTAGAAGACGCATTGGAAAGATGTCAAACTCAGGGAATGCGAGTTAGTCGTCAACGTCGTTACATTTTAGAGTTATTGTGGAAAGCAAACGAACACCTTTCCGCTCGTGAAATCTACGATAGGCTGAATCAGGAAGGTAAAGAAATTGGACATACATCTGTTTACCAGAATTTAGAAGCCCTATCAAGCGGGGGTATTATCGAATGTATTGAACGCTGCGATGGGCGTTTGTACGGAAATATTAGCGATTCCCACTCTCATGTAAATTGTTTGGACACAAATCAAATTTTAGACGTTCATCTGGAATTACCTCAAGAAGTGCTTCGTTATGTAGAAGAGAAGACAGGAGTGAAAATTACAGATTACAGCGTTAACTTTTATGGGTATCGCGAATCGCAGGATTAA
- a CDS encoding sugar kinase, whose amino-acid sequence MQNQKSFNGLFVGLVTLDLIYLAESPPKNNQKLVAEDYIVAAGGPVTNASVTFSHLGNNAKVLGVVGCHPMTQLIKSDLANYQIEIIDCYPTTENPPPVSSIIVSKDSGERAVISINAAKTQANSKDISPDILQDIDIVLIDGHQMALGCAIAQKAKAENIPVVIDSGSWKAGFDKLLPLVDYAICSANFYPPNCHNSEEVFAYLNKVGIPNIAITQGENPIQYLCQSEIKVLDVPKIQPADTLGAGDIFHGAFCHYVLQDTFTTALEKSAKIAALSCQFFGTRRWMENQRAVNS is encoded by the coding sequence ATGCAAAATCAAAAATCTTTTAATGGCTTATTCGTGGGTTTAGTGACGCTGGATCTAATTTATCTTGCAGAATCTCCCCCAAAAAATAATCAGAAGTTAGTTGCAGAAGATTATATTGTTGCAGCAGGTGGCCCGGTAACAAATGCATCTGTAACCTTCAGTCATTTGGGTAATAATGCTAAGGTTTTGGGTGTTGTTGGCTGTCATCCCATGACGCAATTGATTAAAAGCGACTTAGCTAATTACCAAATAGAAATAATTGATTGTTATCCTACCACAGAAAACCCGCCACCAGTATCTTCAATTATTGTTAGTAAAGATTCTGGGGAACGTGCTGTAATTTCTATCAATGCTGCTAAAACTCAAGCTAATAGTAAAGATATTTCCCCAGATATTTTGCAAGACATTGATATTGTACTGATCGATGGTCATCAAATGGCATTAGGATGTGCGATCGCGCAAAAAGCCAAAGCCGAAAATATACCAGTGGTTATCGATAGCGGAAGCTGGAAAGCTGGATTTGATAAGCTATTACCCTTGGTTGATTATGCTATTTGCTCGGCTAATTTTTATCCTCCTAACTGCCATAATTCTGAAGAAGTTTTTGCCTATCTAAATAAAGTTGGTATTCCTAATATTGCGATTACTCAGGGAGAAAACCCCATTCAATACTTATGCCAAAGCGAAATTAAAGTTTTAGATGTTCCAAAAATACAACCTGCTGATACACTAGGGGCTGGAGATATTTTTCATGGTGCTTTTTGTCACTATGTTTTGCAAGACACATTTACCACTGCGCTTGAAAAATCCGCGAAAATAGCAGCTTTATCCTGCCAATTTTTCGGAACTCGTCGCTGGATGGAAAATCAGCGAGCAGTTAACAGTTAA
- a CDS encoding CRR6 family NdhI maturation factor yields the protein MTLTIPIPGSSINSLDLSPAVTAIDKILAENNIASNEQQLRLDLQYELEEGDPRELSEIPEVRLWFIRLDAKYPWLPFLLDWQSGEFVRYAAMLIPHQFSSKEGIQYNPEALEIFLMQKTFVLKDWLEKHNIPSQSRIKSMAKLLGYDLDDELFAML from the coding sequence ATGACTTTAACCATTCCAATTCCTGGTAGCTCTATCAACAGCTTAGATTTGTCACCTGCTGTAACAGCAATTGATAAAATCCTTGCAGAGAATAATATTGCTTCCAACGAACAACAACTACGTTTAGATCTTCAATACGAATTAGAAGAGGGAGATCCACGGGAACTTTCGGAGATTCCAGAAGTAAGATTGTGGTTTATCCGATTGGATGCAAAATACCCGTGGCTTCCATTTTTATTAGATTGGCAATCTGGGGAATTTGTCCGTTATGCAGCAATGTTAATTCCACATCAATTTAGCTCTAAAGAAGGCATTCAATACAATCCCGAAGCTTTAGAAATTTTTCTCATGCAAAAAACCTTTGTTTTAAAGGATTGGCTAGAAAAACATAACATTCCCAGTCAATCCCGCATTAAGTCAATGGCAAAATTGCTGGGTTACGACTTAGATGACGAACTATTTGCAATGCTTTAA
- the rsmI gene encoding 16S rRNA (cytidine(1402)-2'-O)-methyltransferase — protein MQTESKPGVLYIVGTPIGNLEDMTFRGVRILQSVDYIAAEDTRHTGKLLKHFQVNTPQISYHEHNRNSRIPELLKQLQDGKAIALVTDAGMPGISDPGYELVKACAEADITVIPIPGAVAAITALSASGISTDKFVFEGFLGAKSKQRRSHLELLKSEERTLIFYESPHRLRSTLQDMKEIFGDDRQIVLARELTKMYEEFWRGSIAGACSYYESKAPVGEYTLVVAGNTAAERQFTREELVAELETIMNQGISPSQASRQLAASTSLPRRQLYQLALTLKNSDCEIQDT, from the coding sequence ATGCAAACCGAATCAAAGCCAGGTGTACTGTACATTGTTGGCACTCCGATTGGAAACTTGGAAGATATGACTTTTCGAGGAGTGCGGATATTGCAGTCGGTGGATTATATTGCGGCTGAAGATACGCGGCATACGGGAAAACTTTTAAAGCATTTTCAAGTTAATACGCCACAAATTAGCTATCACGAACATAATCGTAACAGTCGAATTCCAGAATTATTAAAGCAGTTGCAGGATGGAAAAGCTATAGCTCTGGTAACGGATGCTGGGATGCCCGGAATTTCCGATCCTGGTTATGAATTAGTCAAAGCTTGCGCCGAAGCTGATATTACAGTCATTCCTATTCCTGGAGCAGTTGCAGCCATAACCGCATTGAGTGCTTCGGGGATTTCTACAGATAAATTCGTGTTTGAAGGATTCCTCGGCGCTAAATCAAAACAAAGGCGATCGCACCTAGAATTATTGAAGTCAGAAGAGCGTACCTTGATATTTTACGAATCTCCCCACCGTTTGCGCTCGACTTTACAAGATATGAAAGAAATATTTGGCGACGATAGACAAATTGTCTTAGCGCGAGAATTGACTAAAATGTATGAAGAGTTTTGGCGCGGAAGTATTGCGGGTGCTTGTAGTTACTATGAATCTAAGGCTCCGGTGGGTGAATACACTTTAGTTGTGGCAGGTAATACCGCCGCTGAGCGCCAGTTTACAAGGGAAGAACTGGTTGCTGAGTTAGAAACAATCATGAATCAGGGGATATCGCCCTCACAAGCGAGCCGTCAGCTAGCTGCATCAACTTCTTTACCCCGTCGTCAGCTTTATCAACTAGCTCTTACTTTAAAAAATTCCGATTGTGAGATACAAGATACATAG
- a CDS encoding 3'(2'),5'-bisphosphate nucleotidase CysQ — MKDLQSILELIRPISWGASDILRSYYRGEKQDDLNIEYKDNKGKDPVTEADLAVNSFILQKLQSELSGEDFGYISEETYQNQDGKNNSEWVWIIDPLDGTKDFINKTGEYAIHIALVRNKRPELALVAIPEAEKLYYAIKGGGTFVETRDGERKSVRVSERDNPQDLTLVVSRSHRNEKLNFLLSKLPCQNQKSVGSVGGKIVTIIEQQADIYISLSGKSAPKDWDMAAPELILTEAGGNYTHFDGTPLQYNTGDINQWGGLLASNGKCHEMLCKEAERILQDFS; from the coding sequence ATGAAAGATTTACAATCAATTCTCGAATTAATTCGTCCCATTAGTTGGGGAGCCTCAGATATATTGCGCTCTTACTATCGTGGCGAGAAACAAGATGATTTGAATATAGAATATAAAGATAATAAAGGGAAAGATCCAGTAACAGAAGCGGATTTAGCCGTTAATAGCTTTATTCTTCAAAAATTGCAAAGTGAATTATCTGGGGAAGATTTTGGTTATATTAGCGAAGAAACCTATCAAAATCAAGATGGCAAAAATAATTCAGAATGGGTATGGATTATTGACCCTTTAGATGGTACAAAAGATTTTATTAATAAAACTGGCGAGTACGCGATTCATATTGCTTTAGTCAGAAATAAGCGTCCCGAATTAGCATTAGTTGCAATACCTGAAGCTGAAAAACTATATTATGCAATTAAAGGTGGCGGTACTTTTGTCGAAACTAGGGATGGAGAACGAAAATCTGTACGTGTTTCCGAACGCGACAATCCCCAAGATTTAACTTTAGTTGTAAGTCGCAGCCATCGCAATGAAAAATTAAATTTTCTCTTATCAAAATTACCCTGTCAAAATCAGAAATCGGTAGGAAGCGTCGGGGGTAAAATCGTTACTATCATCGAACAGCAAGCCGATATATACATTTCACTTTCCGGTAAATCCGCACCGAAAGATTGGGATATGGCAGCACCAGAATTAATATTAACCGAAGCAGGCGGAAACTATACTCATTTTGACGGAACTCCATTACAATACAACACCGGAGATATTAATCAATGGGGTGGTTTATTAGCCAGTAATGGTAAATGTCACGAAATGCTTTGTAAAGAAGCAGAAAGAATTTTGCAAGATTTTAGTTAA
- a CDS encoding DUF4392 domain-containing protein translates to MIQKAQYESETLDKIACLESICSRDVGRGIEPLVKAAKGGLLGAAGSIAEHSHPNVAIITGFFMPYGNPPCPETDGPIGCALLAAGLIEVGIPVRIVTDALCYQTVKTALLAAGIFQDIPFDIVDLREVKGNQNSVTSLLEFWKTLPLSISHIISIETPGPGKDDIVRNMKGQDVTPYTAPLHLIFESEKIISIGIGDGGNELGMGNIPRKIIANSVRHGEEIACKIKCNYLIVCGVSNWGATGLLLALSILRPHWQAGIIKKLNPETEFHILETLVDKHLAIDGIKGIPSLSVDNLSWEFHAEVLKHAIESVSSEQ, encoded by the coding sequence ATGATCCAAAAAGCGCAATACGAAAGTGAAACTTTAGACAAAATCGCTTGCCTAGAAAGTATCTGTTCGCGAGATGTAGGTAGAGGTATTGAGCCTTTAGTGAAAGCAGCTAAGGGGGGATTATTGGGGGCTGCTGGTTCGATTGCGGAACATTCTCATCCTAACGTGGCGATTATTACAGGATTCTTCATGCCCTATGGCAATCCACCATGTCCCGAAACAGACGGTCCCATAGGGTGTGCGCTGTTAGCGGCTGGTTTGATTGAGGTCGGCATACCTGTAAGAATTGTAACGGATGCATTATGCTATCAAACAGTAAAAACAGCACTACTCGCAGCAGGAATTTTTCAGGATATTCCTTTTGATATTGTTGATTTAAGGGAAGTCAAAGGTAACCAAAATTCAGTCACCTCACTTTTAGAATTTTGGAAAACTTTACCATTATCAATATCCCACATAATTTCGATTGAAACACCGGGACCAGGAAAAGATGATATTGTTCGTAATATGAAGGGGCAAGATGTGACTCCTTATACGGCACCGCTACATTTGATATTTGAGTCAGAAAAAATTATTTCTATAGGTATTGGTGATGGTGGAAATGAGTTAGGAATGGGAAATATTCCTAGAAAAATTATTGCGAATAGCGTTCGTCATGGGGAAGAAATTGCCTGTAAAATCAAATGTAATTATTTAATAGTTTGTGGTGTATCTAATTGGGGAGCAACTGGTTTATTATTAGCTCTTTCTATACTTCGTCCCCATTGGCAAGCTGGAATTATCAAAAAATTGAATCCAGAAACAGAGTTTCATATTTTGGAAACACTTGTGGATAAACATTTAGCAATAGATGGAATTAAAGGAATTCCGAGCCTATCAGTTGATAACTTATCTTGGGAATTTCATGCAGAAGTTTTGAAACATGCTATTGAATCAGTGAGCAGTGAGCAGTGA
- a CDS encoding putative hydro-lyase — translation MDLSPSEVRFQCRQGAFHFPTPGIADGFLQANLVVLPRSMAFDFLVFCTRNPKPCPLLDVTEVGNPEPEIVARGADLRTDLPRYHIFRQGELQEEVGDISDIWQDDFVGFLIGCSFSFEAALMNAGISVRHIEEGKNVPMYKTNINCRTAGKFSAPLVVSMRPLSASDVVRAVQITSRFPKAHGTPIHFGSPEDIGITNLDAPDFGEAVTVAEGEIPVFWACGVTTQIAILQAKPEIAITHAPGYMFLTDVKDDHFSW, via the coding sequence ATGGACTTATCTCCTAGTGAAGTACGGTTTCAGTGTCGCCAAGGAGCGTTTCATTTTCCCACTCCTGGAATTGCAGATGGATTTCTACAAGCAAATTTAGTTGTTTTGCCCAGAAGCATGGCATTTGACTTTTTGGTTTTTTGTACTCGCAACCCCAAACCTTGCCCTTTACTGGATGTAACTGAAGTTGGTAATCCCGAGCCAGAAATAGTTGCTAGGGGTGCGGATTTGAGAACTGATTTACCGCGATACCATATATTTCGTCAGGGGGAATTACAAGAAGAAGTCGGCGATATTTCCGATATTTGGCAAGATGATTTCGTCGGCTTCTTGATTGGCTGTTCGTTTTCTTTTGAAGCGGCTTTAATGAATGCAGGTATTTCTGTAAGGCATATTGAAGAAGGTAAAAATGTGCCGATGTACAAAACTAATATTAATTGTAGGACAGCAGGAAAATTTTCTGCTCCTTTAGTTGTATCAATGCGCCCTTTATCTGCATCTGATGTTGTTCGTGCGGTACAAATTACCAGTCGTTTTCCCAAAGCACATGGTACACCCATACACTTTGGCTCTCCCGAAGACATTGGAATTACAAATTTAGATGCTCCTGATTTTGGTGAAGCTGTAACAGTAGCTGAAGGAGAAATTCCGGTATTTTGGGCTTGTGGAGTCACAACTCAAATTGCAATTCTTCAAGCAAAGCCAGAAATCGCCATTACTCATGCTCCTGGGTATATGTTTCTGACAGACGTTAAAGACGATCATTTCTCCTGGTGA
- a CDS encoding S8 family serine peptidase — protein sequence MQSNENPNMNSFNNSPRRMPSLDMNSPSAPHGMPSSDMDAASSYGHMQKVLVELRVPSNQGVLEASRTAAQINVGSFRFDTSYEPITVNPSSENVSTIRANNEDTVIVRGIVEENDIQQLESQSNVVKVYKDTPIAPFNTALLEKDKDLVAPTDGAQDCPIGTCDCSPTTAKGTMADVAKYFGVDQIWAAGFKGEGVVVGVVDGGITAEGRDCGPSETIRRVKNVIGGPTSDWGTTAKDWGEHGNMSATDVLGMAPAAKLYDCRIAGGDAVSNALKVFDWAIKQYQTDGTPQILTNSWGIYQESWDEFYANNPEHPFTRKVVEAIEQGILVLFAAGNCGGSCPSQRCGTDFGSGKSIWGANGHPLVMTVGAVNKEEQFIGYSSQGPASLDPNKPDFCSVSHFKGYFASDNGTSAACPIAAGVVALLKQAKSDLDQQEAKELLRNTAKNIGDPGFDYHSGAGIIQAKAAFDELLPQQPKWHEWESWGGNSFYAPAAVSSGEHHLDAFIVGGDSAIYRKSWHEDKNPGEWEKLDGFSLGSPGVLSRNQNIELFIISQERTIQRKCWDGKSWGEWEDLGGLCKHGVAATSWGNDRLDIFSVAADNAVWHKFWDGSSWSEWLSLGGISLGAPAAVSTDDNSIDVLIRGCDGAIYRKTWNGTSWSSNWESLGGLWAYSPAVTSINGDRLDVFAVGTDNKLYRKVCIQSSWGEWENLGGASLSAPAAVSWGQNRIDIFAVGGDNAVYHKWLS from the coding sequence ATGCAGAGCAATGAAAATCCGAATATGAACAGTTTTAATAATTCTCCTCGCAGAATGCCCTCCTTAGATATGAATTCTCCATCCGCACCGCATGGAATGCCTAGCAGCGATATGGATGCTGCTTCATCTTACGGACATATGCAGAAAGTATTGGTAGAGTTGCGCGTACCTAGCAATCAAGGTGTATTGGAAGCATCTCGCACCGCCGCACAAATAAATGTAGGAAGTTTCAGATTTGATACTAGCTACGAACCGATAACAGTTAATCCCAGTAGCGAGAATGTATCTACTATCAGAGCCAACAATGAAGATACAGTTATCGTGCGCGGGATCGTAGAAGAAAACGATATTCAACAGTTAGAGTCACAATCTAATGTAGTAAAAGTTTATAAGGATACCCCCATTGCACCTTTTAATACTGCATTATTAGAAAAAGATAAAGATTTAGTCGCACCAACTGATGGAGCGCAAGATTGTCCCATTGGTACTTGTGACTGCTCGCCGACAACAGCCAAGGGAACTATGGCTGATGTGGCTAAGTACTTTGGTGTAGATCAAATTTGGGCGGCTGGATTCAAAGGGGAAGGTGTTGTTGTTGGCGTTGTGGATGGTGGTATAACCGCTGAAGGGCGCGATTGTGGCCCATCAGAAACCATTCGGCGGGTGAAAAACGTTATTGGTGGACCTACATCCGATTGGGGAACAACTGCCAAGGATTGGGGAGAACACGGCAATATGTCGGCTACTGATGTATTGGGAATGGCACCTGCTGCTAAACTTTACGATTGCCGGATTGCTGGCGGTGACGCTGTATCTAATGCTTTAAAAGTATTTGATTGGGCAATTAAACAGTATCAAACCGATGGTACTCCTCAAATTCTGACTAATAGTTGGGGGATTTACCAAGAAAGCTGGGATGAATTTTATGCTAATAATCCGGAACATCCTTTTACCCGTAAAGTTGTCGAAGCCATCGAACAAGGTATTTTAGTTTTGTTCGCAGCAGGTAACTGTGGAGGTAGCTGCCCTTCTCAAAGATGCGGAACTGATTTTGGCTCCGGTAAAAGTATCTGGGGTGCAAACGGACATCCTTTGGTGATGACAGTTGGTGCTGTTAATAAGGAAGAACAGTTTATTGGCTACAGCAGTCAGGGACCTGCATCTTTAGATCCCAATAAGCCAGATTTTTGTTCTGTAAGTCATTTTAAAGGTTACTTTGCCAGCGATAACGGTACTTCTGCGGCTTGTCCGATTGCTGCTGGTGTAGTTGCGCTACTTAAACAGGCAAAGTCCGATTTAGATCAACAAGAAGCCAAGGAACTCCTCAGAAATACGGCTAAAAATATTGGCGATCCTGGTTTTGACTATCATTCCGGTGCGGGAATAATTCAAGCAAAAGCAGCCTTCGATGAACTTTTACCCCAACAGCCGAAATGGCACGAGTGGGAAAGTTGGGGAGGCAACAGTTTTTATGCACCTGCGGCGGTTTCTTCTGGCGAACATCATTTAGATGCGTTTATCGTTGGTGGTGACAGTGCTATTTATCGTAAATCTTGGCATGAAGATAAAAATCCTGGCGAGTGGGAAAAACTAGACGGGTTTAGTTTGGGAAGCCCTGGGGTATTATCCCGCAATCAAAATATTGAATTATTTATTATTTCCCAAGAGCGTACAATCCAACGTAAATGTTGGGATGGAAAGTCTTGGGGAGAATGGGAAGACTTGGGTGGTTTATGCAAGCACGGTGTTGCTGCTACTAGTTGGGGAAATGACAGATTAGATATATTTAGCGTTGCTGCCGACAATGCCGTTTGGCACAAATTCTGGGATGGAAGTAGCTGGAGTGAATGGCTTTCTTTGGGTGGCATAAGTTTGGGTGCCCCAGCAGCAGTTTCTACCGATGATAATTCTATTGACGTATTGATCAGAGGTTGCGATGGCGCTATATATCGCAAAACTTGGAATGGTACCTCCTGGAGCAGCAACTGGGAAAGCTTGGGCGGTTTGTGGGCATACTCCCCCGCAGTCACTTCTATAAATGGCGATCGCCTTGATGTTTTTGCAGTCGGTACTGATAACAAGCTATACCGCAAAGTATGCATTCAATCTAGCTGGGGAGAATGGGAAAATCTCGGTGGAGCATCACTTTCCGCACCTGCTGCCGTATCCTGGGGACAAAATCGCATCGATATATTTGCCGTTGGTGGCGATAATGCCGTGTATCACAAATGGCTGAGTTAA